From a single Rosa rugosa chromosome 7, drRosRugo1.1, whole genome shotgun sequence genomic region:
- the LOC133719728 gene encoding uncharacterized protein LOC133719728 isoform X2 — protein sequence MGKLRLKNSKKRSQVHKEAYSSLVVSSTGTSPSIPEKAEEDVTQAGARAPSSSDKQLHHTAIKPFSSIKHCSCISLTASSHSCSKPQSNPQIFVPGSENRKLCSQFLVVWGT from the exons ATGGGAAAACTGCGA TTAAAAAACAGTAAGAAGAGATCTCAAGTACATAAAGAAGCATATTCTAGTCTAGTTGTGTCTTCAACTGGTACCTCTCCCTCAATCCCTGAGAAAGCTGAAGAAGATGTCACTCAAGCAGGAGCAAGAGCTCCATCTTCGTCTGACAAG CAATTACACCACACTGCCATCAAACCCTTCTCTTCCATCAAACACTGCTCTTGCATCTCACTGACTGCCTCCTCTCATTCGTGTTCGAAGCCTCAATCCAATCCCCAGATTTTCGTACCAGGCTCTGAAAATCGAAAGCTCTGCAG TCAATTCCTAGTAGTCTGGGGAACCTAG
- the LOC133719728 gene encoding uncharacterized protein LOC133719728 isoform X1, with the protein MGKLRLKNSKKRSQVHKEAYSSLVVSSTGTSPSIPEKAEEDVTQAGARAPSSSDKQLHHTAIKPFSSIKHCSCISLTASSHSCSKPQSNPQIFVPGSENRKLCRLLLTFVAWSSLTYHTIDYGVRFQKTKHFKKLL; encoded by the exons ATGGGAAAACTGCGA TTAAAAAACAGTAAGAAGAGATCTCAAGTACATAAAGAAGCATATTCTAGTCTAGTTGTGTCTTCAACTGGTACCTCTCCCTCAATCCCTGAGAAAGCTGAAGAAGATGTCACTCAAGCAGGAGCAAGAGCTCCATCTTCGTCTGACAAG CAATTACACCACACTGCCATCAAACCCTTCTCTTCCATCAAACACTGCTCTTGCATCTCACTGACTGCCTCCTCTCATTCGTGTTCGAAGCCTCAATCCAATCCCCAGATTTTCGTACCAGGCTCTGAAAATCGAAAGCTCTGCAG ACTTTTGCTGACCTTCGTGGCTTGGAGTTCGTTGACATATCATACAATCGATTATGGGGTCCGATTCCAGAAAACAAAGCATTTCAAGAAGCTCCTATAG